The following proteins are encoded in a genomic region of Oncorhynchus gorbuscha isolate QuinsamMale2020 ecotype Even-year linkage group LG11, OgorEven_v1.0, whole genome shotgun sequence:
- the LOC124047990 gene encoding phospholipid phosphatase-related protein type 1-like — MASDNTQRSYSIIPCFIFVELVIMAGTVLLAYYFELTDTFGIHVQGFFCNDADLMKPYPGVDESSFIPPLILYCVVAAVPTTIIFIGEVSMYIMKSTRAVLLTQEKTMVTGKCCYLNALTRRVIRFIGVFAFGLFATDIFVNAGQVVTGNLAPYFLSVCKPNYTGTECRFNHQFISNGNICTGSPVVVEKARRSFPSKDASLSVYSAVYVTMYITSTIKTKSSRLAKPVLCLGTLCTAFLAGLNRVSEYRNHCSDVIAGFILGSCIALFLGICVVNNFKGTHSPPAKQKSEDYRGLPLMTFPRIQSPLQTLSAQNHSASMTEVT, encoded by the exons CTGGTGATAATGGCAGGGACCGTCCTGCTGGCCTACTACTTTGAGCTGACCGACACGTTCGGCATCCACGTCCAGGGGTTCTTCTGCAACGATGCTGACCTGATGAAGCCGTACCCCGGGGTGGACGAGAGCAGCTTCATCCCTCCCCTTATCCTCTACTGCGTGGTCGCCGCTGTTCCCACCACCATC ATCTTCATCGGGGAGGTATCCATGTACATCATGAAGTCCACACGGGCGGTGCTTCTAACCCAGGAGAAGACCATGGTGACGGGGAAGTGCTGCTACCTGAACGCCCTTACCAGGAGAGTCATCAGGTTTATTG gTGTGTTTGCGTTTGGTCTGTTTGCGACAGACATCTTTGTAAACGCGGGGCAGGTGGTGACGGGCAACCTGGCGccgtacttcctgtctgtctgtaagccCAACTACACCGGCACAGAGTGTCGCTTCAACCACCAGTTCATCTCCAACGGTAACATCTGTACCGGCAGCCCGGTCGTCGTGGAGAAGGCTCGACGCTCCTTCCCTTCCAAAGACGCCTCGCTCAGCGTCTACTCTGCTGTCTACGTCACT atGTACATCACTAGCACCATAAAGACTAAGAGTAGTCGCCTGGCCAAACCGGTGCTGTGCCTGGGAACCCTCTGTACAGCATTCCTCGCCGGGCTCAACCGGGTCTCGGAGTACCGGAACCACTGTTCTGATGTCATCGCTGGGTTCATCCTTGGTAGCTGTATCGCTCTGTTCCTG GGTATCTGTGTGGTGAACAACTTTAAAGGAACCCACTCCCCTCCTGCCAAACAGAAGAGTGAAGATTACCGTGGTCTCCCTCTAATGACCTTCCCCCGCATCCAGAGCCCCCTGCAGACACTCAGCGCACAG AACCATTCGGCATCGATGACCGAGGTCACATGA